The region ACAAAGCCACAGATTATGACCCGCATTGGCTAAATTCGCAAAAAAGTTGGAGGAGCTCAAATCCAGCAGCCGCGTCGTGGCGTGGTTGAACCGCTCGGCAAAATGAGTCCAGAGAGTTTGAAACACCCCGCGCCCTTCTGTATAGTCCCGGTAGAGCCGGATATACTCCTCCGTTCGCGACGGATTTTCCAGATACACCGCCAGTTCATCGGCTTTGCGGAAAATCGAATCCGCCGGAACCGCAGCCCCCGCCTGTACAGGAAGCACCACCACCGAGCGGGTCAGCAAATCCATCAAAAGCCCGCCCCCGCACAGGAGCACAACAAACACAAACGACAAAAGAATCTTCGTCGGCCCGATGGCCAAACGCAGCGTCCGCGTCAGCTCCGGCAGGGCCAAATCATCCCACATTTGCCGAATGGAATGTTCACGAACCATCACAATTCCTCACCCGGATACGTTGTCCGGCTGCTCCATACAACTCAACCCGGTCTTATCTTATCACGGTTTTCTCTGCAGACCAACAAGGATTTCATGGCTCCTCTGTGTCCGGTTTTTCCGAATCTGCATTCTCCCGGGCCGGCGAGGTTTCCTCCCCCGGAATCCGATAAGCTCCGTCCAGCCAATGAGACAAATCAACCCAGCGGCATCGTTCACTGCAGAATGGGAAAAACGGATTCTTCTCCGTTCCCTGCTGATAAAATGTCTCTTTGCCGCAGATTGGACAACGCTTCCTTTTCATCCTCTCCTTTGCCTCGGAACTCACACACCTGACCCGTTCCGTTTAGAAAAACGATTCATCCTCCTCTTCAAAATCCTCCGCATCCAGTCCCTCCTCCGATTCGATGTCCTCCGCAATCAAATCGGATTCCTCCTCAATCCCCTCATCGGTTGTGTCGGCTTCTTCTTCGTTTTCCGCCTCTTCCTCCAACCCGTCGGCAAAGCGAATCGGACCGGAATAGCGGTGTTCAATCACCTTGCCCTGTTCGAGCAAGGATGCATATTCCACACAATAACGGGCCCAGGGACTGGCTTCCAGACGTCCTTTCGGAATGGGTTTGCCGGTGCCCTCACAAATGCCGTACGTTCCCTGGTTAATGCGTTTTAAGGCATCCAGAATCTCCCGGACAAGCCGACGCTCACTGTCCATCAGCCCCAGCGAAAATTCCTGTTCATACGTATCCGTTCCGATGTCCGCCATATGAATCGGCATATTGGACAAATCCCCCGTCGAATCCTGACGGGACCGATGGAGTCCCTGATTTTCCAGCCAATGAACATCTCCGGTGATTTCCTTGAGCTTCTCAAGGAGCAGCTGACGAAAATGCTCTATTTCCTCCGGTGTCAACAACTCCCGGATTTTGGAAGAGTTTTTCTCGGAACCCTTGGCTGGTTTGGTATTCACCGCAACTTTCTTGGCTCGGCTCCTAACACTCCCGGCGGTTTTGCCTTTGACAGGGCTGCTTTTTTTGACCTTTTTGGAAGCGGTCGGCTTTGTCGGCTTTTTGGATACTTTTTTCTTTCCGACCTTGGTTTTGGATGTCTTTTTCGCCACGGTTCCTGCCTCTCATTTTTTTATCAACTAAATCTGCATATCTTACACAAACCCTATCCGTTCGAAAAGCAAATACTTCCTGATGTATCGGCAATTCAAACGAATGGCTGAACGCAAACTATCTCTTTATTCCTCCGATATTTAGTCAAAACGCTATCCGCCGGATTTCCCCTCTTTTTCCGCTCGGGGAACAAAAAAGCGACCTTGGTCTGTTGTATATACAGAACATTCTATGTCGTATATATCCTTTATGTTTTCCCTTGTCAGGACATCCGAAACAGGCCCGCTGAACAGCCGACCTTCTGGTCCCAGAAGAATCATCCAATCACAATATAAAGAGGCAAGATTCAAATCATGTGTCGCCATGATTACAGTTTTGTTTTGTTCCGTCTGAAGGCGACGTAAAACCTCGCAAATACGAATCTGATGTTTCAGGTCCAGATAAATGACTGGTTCATCCAGAAGCAGCAAAGGGGTTTCCTGAGCAATCGCACGGGCCAGATAAACCCGCTGGCGTTCTCCGCCGCTCAAATGCGTAATCGGACGGGAAGCCAGGTGCTCCGTTGAGGTCAGACGCATCGCCTCTTGTACCGCGCGAAAATCCTCTTCCTCCTCAAAAAACAGCTTTTTTTTGCGAAAATACCGGGCCATCATCACTATTTCAGATGCGGTATATCCAAATACTGGCATCGACTCCTGAGGCAGATAAGCCGCCATTTTCGAAATTTCCGTCAAGGAATCTATTTGAACAGTCCCGGCAGAAGGCCTCAAATGCCCGCCGATAAGTTTCAGCAGTGTGCTTTTTCCGACTCCGTTTGGTCCAGCCAGCCCGCAGAATCGTCCCTTCTCTATCGTGAGGGATAGATTCGTAAAAACTTCTATTTCCCCATAGGAGAAAGATAGATTCTGGATCTGAATAAAACTCAAAAAGTCTCTCCGTAAATCTTTCTGGACTGTCGAATAAGCAGAAACAGGAAAAAGGGGCCGCCCGTCAAGGCTGTAACTACCCCTGTCGGCAATTGAACCTGATGAACGAGAATCCGTGCGACTGTATCTGAAATTACCAGAAATACGGCACCGAAGAACGCACACATCGGCAGAAGCCGTCGATGATCAGCCCCAAAAAGCAGCCGAACGGTATGGGGGACAATCAATCCTACAAACCCAATCAGACCGCTCAAACTGACGGCTGTCGAGGTCATCAAAGCAGCTGCCGCCAGGGCTGCCGGGAAAAGCCGCTCCGGCATCACGCCCAAGCTGCGGGCCTCGGAGGTGCCCAGCGAAAGAATATTCAGCTGCGGGCTCAAGCGGAACAGCACCCCGAACCCCGCTCCAGCCAGCACTATACTGACCAGCCAAACCGGCCAATCCGTATAAGAACTCAAACTGCCCATCAGCCAAAAGAGGGTCGTCTGAAACTGACCGCTCGGAACCATCGAGGCCATCAGCATCATCACGGCGGAAAAGAAAACATTGACGATGACACCAGCCAAAATCAGTCCGGGACCCGCCGTTCGCCCCGTAAAACCACCGAGCCACCAGACCAGCAGGGTTGTTCCGGCCGCTCCGACAAAAGCGAGCAAAGATGCCCCCGACAGCCCCCACCCGCTCCAATGAAAGCCCGCCAGGACTGCCGTCACCACCCCCAGACCCGCCCCGCTGGAAATCCCCAGAAGATACGGTTCCGCCAGGGGATTTCTGAGCAAAACCTGAAAAACCGCCCCGGCTGACGCCAGTGAGGCTCCCACCAAAACCGCCAGCAGAAGACGGGGAATCCGAACCTGAAAAAAAATCTGGGCATCCGGCTGACGGCCCTTCACGATTCCCTCTACAGAAATCGGTTCTGAACCGACAAACGCACACAAAAAAACCACCAGCGCCAGCCCGCAAAGGCCGATTATCGTTTCTTTCAGCAGCTGTCTGGCTGTAATCATTTCGCCCCCTCCGCCTGCCCGCACAGACAGCGGACCATCTCTTCCAATGCCAGCGGAATCCGCGGCCCCAGCCGACAAAGCCAATCTCCGTTGAGCACATAAATCCGCCCCTGCTCCACGGCCGGAACCCCGCGAAAGCGGCCGTAAAAGGTCTTTGCCGTCGCTTTCTGACGCTCCAGGTCCGCCGGGGTGTCTGCCGTCTCGAAAATCACCTCCGCTCCACAGGACAAAAAATGCTCATCACTGATGGGCGGAAACATATAAAGAGACGACTCGATCGCATTGCGGACTCCGGCTATCTCCAAAAGTTCTGTAAAATACGTTTTCTTTCCCGCCGCCCGCAGGGGCTGACGCTGAATAACCCAGACTGCTCTGCGGGCACAATCACGCGCTCGTCCTCGAAACGCTTCCAGACCGTCTGCAATTTGACGAACCAAATTCTCCGCCGCCTGCGGACATCCGGCGGCTGAGCCGATTGCCTCAATGGCTTTATACAATTGAGGGAGCGTATCGACATCCAGCCGCAGCGTTCGACAGCCGTTCCGCTCCAGCAAAGCAGCCAAATTCACATGCTGCTCAAAGCCAAGCGTAATCACAAGGGTCGGACGAGCCGCCAGAACCGCCTCGACATCCGGATTCCAGAATGTTCCGACCTTTTTGCAGCGGGCGGCCTCCGGCGGAAAATTGCTGTCGGAACTGACCCCAACGACCTGCTCGCCCAGCCCCATCGCAAACAGAATCTCCGTCAGATTCGGGGCCAGCGAGACGATACGAAGAGAATCCTCCGCCGGCTGCAAAGACTGCGGTTTCAGGTCTGTCCGCCGAAAGGAAACCAGCGCTGCAGCCAGAACAAAGCCGAGCAGCAGGCAAAACCATACCAGCGTTTTCCGGAAATGTGACACCGAAGGCCTCTCAAAAACCGGTCCGCTTAAACTGTTTCTCCAATTCTTTCAGAGTAAAGACCAGCGAAGTCGGTCTGCCGTGCGGACAGCGGCCGGGGGTTTCGGCCAGTTTGCGGTCCGCCAGCAGCTGTTCCATCTCCGCCGGCGTCAGCGGCTGTCCCGCCTTGACCGCCGCCCGGCAGGCCGCCCGCTCCAGCACCTCCGCCAGCAGCTGTTCTTCATCCACGTCCGAACCTTTCTCCAGAAATGCATCGAGCATATCCTGAATATACTCCTCCACGGACACGCCTTCCAGCAAAACCGGAAACGAATGGACGGCGATGCTGCGGGGGCCGAACATATCCCATTCAATGCCCAGTTTGCCCACCAGAGGGGCTGCCCGTTTCAAGGCGTCCAGCTGCGCATCGGACACATCCAGAATGACCGGAACCAAAAGCCGCTGGGAAGCCAGGGGGCCCGCCGCGGCCGCCGCACGCAGCCGTTCATACAGGATTCGCTCATGAAGGGCATGCTGGTCAATCACCTCAAAGCCGTCCGCCGTCGGCAGCACCAGATAACTGTTGTGAATCTGAAGACAGGCAAATGAGGACGACTCGCTTTTTGATTCTCCTGCATCCGACGGCTTCAGCGGCTTCCAATCTGACGACGGAACCGGCGAAAAAGGCAGTCTTTTCTGAACGGCTGAACCGGCGGAATGCGACTGAAAAAAGTCGCTCATCGCCTGGCGAATCCGGCTTTCACGGTCTTTCTGAAGCAGCTCTTCCAGCGGGTCCTCCGCGTGAAACGAGGCAGCGGAAGTCGGCACGGTTCCGGCGGTCGGCAGCTCTGTTGAAAGCAGCTTATCCCGCAGCGCCGAAAGCACCTGCGAGTAAACCCAGTTGGCATTTTCAAAGCGTACCTCCGTCTTTGTCGGGTGCACATTTACATCAAACAGCTCCGGCGGCATCTGAAGAAAGAGAAAAACAACGGGGTGCTTCTGCGGTTCAATCAACCCCCGGTAGGCCTCTTTGAAGGCATGCAGGATAAATTTGTCCCGAATAAAGCGGCGATTGAGAAAAATATATTGATAACTGCTGCTGGTTCGCGCCCGGTCGGGCCGGCCCAGCAAGGCCTGGATTGTGATTGCCTTTTCCTGCCGCCGAACCTCCAGCAAATCCTCCGCAACCGCCGACGGAAACAAAATCCCAATCCGCTCCGCCAACGATTGTCCGGCCCGCAGAGCATACACCGTTCGTCCCCCGTGCTCCAGCACCAATTCGAGCTCTGGATAAGCCAGGGCAATCCGGGTAAACTGCTCGACGACGTGCGTCATTTCCGTATTAGCCGAACGGAGGAATTTGCGCCGCGCCGGCAGTTTATAAAAAAGCTGCCGAACCTCGACGGTGGTTCCCACCGGCCCGGCGGCGGGCACCGGAGGATTTTTTTGTCCGCAGTCGATTTCAATGCGTCCGGCCTCTATGCTGTCCGCAGGTCGGCTGACCATCATCAATCGGGAAACCGCCGCAATGCTCGCCAGCGCCTCCCCCCGAAAGCCCATCGTGGAAATCCGCAGCAGGTCCTCGCTGGTGCGAATCTTGCTGGTGGCATGCGGTTCAAAAGCCAGCGGCAAATCCTCAAAAGCAATCCCGCAGCCGTCATCGCTGACGCGGATCAGGTCTCGTCCCCCCTGCTCGACCTGTACAACAATCCGCCGAGCGCCCGCATCGATGCTGTTCTCCATCAGTTCCTTAACGACGCTGGCGGGCCGCTCGATAACCTCGCCGGCCGCAATCATATTCACCAGATTGTCGTCGAGGACTGCAATTTTGCCCACGCAGCATCTCTCCCGTCCGCCGTCCGCCCCAAACGGACTTACAACAGCAGACTTCGTCCGGTCATTTCCTCCGGTTTGGGCAGCCCCATCACCTCCAAAAACGTCGGCACCACATCCGCCAGGCGCCCGCCGGAAGCCATCTTGCGATGACGGAACTCCTCATCCACCACGATAAACGGCACATCGCCGACCGTGTGCGCTGTATGCGGCATATTGTTCTCAAAATCCCACATCTTCTCAAAATTGCCATGGTCGGCGAGCACTACCGCACTGCCCCCCATCTGACGAACCTTCTCCAGAATGCGGCCCACACAGGCATCCACCGTTTCCGCCGCTTTTACGGCCGCCGCCAGCACCCCTGTATGCCCCACCATATCCGGGTTGGCAAAATTGCAGATAATCACATCAAATCGGTTGGAGTCGAGCTTCTCGAGGATAACTTCGCAAACCTCGTTGGCGCTCATTTCGGGCTTGAGGTCATAGGTCTTGACCTTCGGGCTGGGGACAATCTGCCGCTCTTCGCCCTCAAACGGTTCTTCCCGTCCGCCGTTGAAAAAGAAGGTTACGTGCGCATATTTTTCCGTCTCCGCACAGCGAAACTGCTTTAAGCCCAGTTTGCTGAAATACTCCCCGGCAATATTCGGCATCTCCCGAATCGGCGGAAAGGCCACCGGCGTCCGAATCGTCGCATCGTATTCCGTCATACAGACGTAGTGAACTTTCGGATGAGCCGTCCGGACAAAACCGGTGAAATCCTTGTCCACAAAGGCCCGCGTCAGTTCCCGCGGCCTATCGCCGCGGAAATTAAAGAAAATCACACTGTCGCCGTCTTCTACCAGCGCCACAGGCCTGCCGTCTCCGTCAACGATATTGACCGGCCTGATAAACTCATCCGTTTCGTTCCTGGCATAACTGTCTTCAATCGCCTGGATGACATCGCGGGCCTTGCCGCCCTTGCCGAGTGTCAGACAGTCATAGGCCTCCTGCACCCTCTCCCACCGTTTGTCGCGGTCCATCGCATAAAAACGGCCCATTACGGAAGCCACCTGTCCGACCCCGATTTCCTTCATCTTGGCCTGAATATCCCTCAGATAGCCGGCCCCGCTGGTCGGCGGGGAATCCCGCCCATCCGTAAAGGCATGCAGATAGACCTTCTGGAGCCCTTCCCGCTTGGCCAGTTCCAGAAGCCCGTACAGGTGCCCCAGCAGAGAATGCACACCGATATCGCTGCACAATCCGAACAAATGAAGCCGCCGGTTCTTCTGTTTGGCGCTTCGAACCGCTTCCAGCAGCACTTCATTGCGGAAGAAATCCCCTTGACGAATCGACAGGGTAATCCGCACGGAATCCTGATAGACAATCCGGCCGGCGCCGATGTTCTGATGGCCGACTTCACTGTTGCCCATCGTGCCCTCCGGGAGTCCGACATCCTCGCCGTAGGTGCGAATCAGACAATTCGGATAGGTTTTCATCAGCATCGTATCGACCGGCACCTTGGCCTGTTTGACGGCATTGAAGGCATCTTCCGCCGGATTCGGGTTATATCCCCAGCCGTCCCGGATAATCATTACGCAAGGTCTCTTGCGCAGCCGCACATTGGTCTGAGCCATCTTTTTCTCCAGAAAAATTGTGTCTTCCACCTGCCGAAAAGACCGTATGGTAAAATCTCAACTTCTTTCTGTCAATGATTTTACGCCCCCAAAGGTCCGAAGTTCCCCCCAATCAGTGCTTTTGGCGGTTCCTGCAGCGGAAAATGTCGTTTTTTCCTAACCTGCCTGTATCAAAGCCCTTAAAAAACGTTTTGACAGGGGTGGAGGTTCTGGTATAATCACCGCCGGTTTTTGTCTCCAATTACAACAAGCGCCGCCGGACCGGCAGAAGCTTCCTGTTGTCTGCGGCCGGGGAAAAAAAGAGGTGAAAGGGTGTTTCTATGCCGACAGCAAAACTGGTTTTCGGATTGGCATTGACAGCAATGGTTGGAGTCGGTCTGTGTTTGAGCGGCGGATGTCAGATGCCGCCGGCAGGCCAAACCGTCCCGCAGCCCCCGACCCCCGAAGACCTTTTGGCTCAGCAGGCCCGGCAGCAGAAAGAAATGGCGGTTGCTCTCTATGTCGATGCGATGATGCTGCTGGAACTGAATGAGCACGCCGAAGCCCTCAAAAAACTCCAGATGGCCACCGAGCTGGACCCCGAATTCGCCATCGCTTACTCAATGCAGGGGGATATTTATCAGCAGATGCAGGACTACGAAAACAGCGCCAAGGCTTATGAAAAAGCTACGGAACTGGATCCGTGGTCCTTCAAGGACTTTTTCAATCTGGGCAAGGTCTATCAGGCCCTGAAGGAATTCGCCAAGGCCGTGAAGGCCTATATCTCCGCCTGCACCCTCAATCCGAGCCACTATGAGGCCCATTACAATGCCGCCAAGTGTCTCTATCTGGTGGAGGATTACACCCAGGCCCTCGAATACGCCAAAAAAGCCCAGGCGATTGACCCCAACAAAGCCGAAACGGAAATTCTTCTCGGCGACCTGTATGAAATGCAGAAGGACCACCTGCAGGCCATTGACGCCTACCGGCGTGCTCTGGAGCTGGAGGGCAACAAAAGCGAGATTATGATTCCGCTGGCTCGCTCGTACCTGCGAGCCGGGCGATATACCGCCGCCAAAGAACTGCTGGCCGCCGTTATCGAAATGGAGCCGGCCAACTCCCTGGCCCATCAGTACATGGGGTTTGCCCACCTGCGGCTGAAGGAAATCGACGAAGCCATTGCTTCGTATGTCAAAGCCACCCAAGCCGACCCGAAGGATTATATGGCTTACAAGTCTCTCGGCGTCGCCTATATGATTCAGTATTTCTCAGACCGCAATCCCTCCACCAAAGCCAAGGGGCTGGAGGCCTGGAATATTTCCCTGCAGCTGAATCCCAATCAGCCGCAGCTGCAGAAGTTTTACGAACAGTATCAGTAATTCACAAGAGACGGATGGAATGACTTCTGAGTGCGCCCAGACGAAGGAATCGTCCGCGTGCGGATGCCGTTTTTCTCCTCCGGATAAGACGGCCTGGGTCTTGTGGGGCTGCCTCACTTTGTTCGGAGCCGCCGCAGACCTCTGGACCAAGCAGGCCGTCTTCGACTGGCTCGGCCCCGTCGGCAGCGGGAACATTTATCGGGTTATTCCCGGCTTTTTCCATCTGGTGCCCTGTGTCAATGCCGGGGCCGCCTTCAGCATCCTTCAGGGACAGCGTGTCTATTTGATTGCCGTTTCGGTTCTGGCCCTGCTGGTCATTGTTTTCCTGTTTGTTTTCGGGAAAATTCAGGGGCGGCTTCTGCAGACCGCCGTCGGTCTTATTACAGCGGGGATTGTCGGCAATTTATATGACCGAATTTTTAACCACGGACTCGTGCGGGATTTTCTGGATTTTCACGTCGGCTCGTACCACTGGCCGACCTTTAACCTCGCCGACACTTTCCTGTGCGTCGGAGTAGGACTGATTCTGCTGGCGGGCTTTACATCTGAAGCTTGTCAAAAACAGAATCCTCCACAAAAATAGGCACCTGCAGACCGCTGGCCAGGGCTATGGCATCCGACGGACGACTGTCCACCTCAATAATCCGGCCGTTCTGCTCGATATGAATCCGCGCATAAAAGGTGTGCTCGCGCAAATCGCAGATGACAATCTTTACAATTCGCCCCCCCATCTGCTCGATTACCGAAGCCAGCAGGTCATGGGTGAGCGGACGGGGCATCTCATAGCCCTTCAGGCGCCGGTCAATCGCCAGAATCTCCGGCATCCCGATGACTATCGGAAAACTCCGCTGGCCTCCTTTTTCCTTGAGCACAATAATCTGCTGGTCCACCGTCTCGTTGATGAGAATCTGCGACAATTCCACAGGCACTTCCATAGGATTCTCCTTATGACAATTCGGCCAGCAGCCGTTCGACCTGCTGGAGCTGTTCGGTCAGCTCGGCCATTTTTTTTCGACTCTGCTCCACCACCTCCGGCTTGGCCCGTGCCAAAAACTGCTCATTGCTGAGCTTGGCCCGAAGCGGCTCGATTCCTTTTTCCAGATACTCCTTCTGCTTCTGCAGTCGGCTTCGCTCCGCCTCGACATCCACCACCTCATGAACAAACACCTGCCAGTCGCCCACCAGCGCCGCGGCCGCCGTCTTGGGCTTGACCAGAGCCGGCCCCGTCTGCATCGATTCGACGCCCGCCAGCTCTCCAATCAGGGACGCATCCTCCCGAAGAAGAACGGCCTCTTCCTCTGACGCACATACCGAAACCGTCAGCATCCGCGACGGCGGGATATTGTACTGGTTGCGAATCTCCCGAATCGCCCGAATCAGATTCTGGACTTTTTCAATCCGCCGCTCAATTGCCTCATCCAGAAGGGACGGCATCGGCTGCGGCCACTGCGCCGTCATCAGAGAAGGCGCATCATCCAGTTCACAAATCCCCTTGAGCCCTCGATGCGGACTGAGCCGTCGGAGCGACTGATAAATCCCCTCCGTAATAAACGGCACAAACGGATGCAGCAGCCGCAGGGTCTGTTCAAGGACAAACGCCAGCACACCCTGCGCCGTCGGCCGCTGTGCGGCATCCGCCATTCGCGGTTTGAGCCATTCGAGATACCAGTCGCACAGCTCATTCCAGAAAAACCGATACAGCGTATTGGCCGGCTCATTGAATTTGTACTGCTCCAGCTGCTCGTCGGTCTCCTGAATCGTCCGGGCCAGACGCGACAAAATCCACCGGTCTTCCCGTTCCAGCCGGCTTTTGTCAAAAACGCCCGGGTCCATTCCCTTCAGGTTCATCAGGGCAAACCGCGAGGCATTCCACAGTTTGTTGCAGAAATTGCGGCCGATGTCAAATTTCGGCGAGCTGTTGACCACCCGGCCGTCCGGCAGCCGCAGCTGACTGACCGGCATTCGGATATCCTGCGTCTCCGTCGTCATCTGCGCCAGGGTAAACCGCATCGCATCCGCCCCGTGGCTGTCAATCACCACCAGCGGGTCAATCCCGTTGCCCAGACTCTTGGACATCTTGCGTCCCTGGCCGTCCTGAATCATCGCGTGAATATATATATCGCGGAACGGAATATCCCCCACACAGTACTGCCCCATCATCACCATCCGCGACACCCACAGCGTAATAATCTCCCGGGCTGTGCAGAGCACCTGCGTCGGATAAAACGTCTTCAGTTCCGCCGTCTCTTCCGGCCAGCCCATCGTGCTGAACGGCCACAGCGCCGAGCTGAACCACGTATCCAGCACATCCTCATCCCGCACACAGCCCGCCGCCTCCAGCTGCTTCTCCACATCCTCGGCACCGCCCGATATACAGGCGAAATACCGCTTTTGCCCGCTTTCCGACAATCCCTCCTGAACGGAAAGCCGTTCATCCTTCACGGCGGGCGGCTTATCCGAATACCAAACCGGGATTCGATGTCCCCACCACAGCTGCCGGCTGATGGGCCAGTCCCGCAGATTTTCCAGCCAGGTTCG is a window of Anaerohalosphaeraceae bacterium DNA encoding:
- a CDS encoding valine--tRNA ligase; this translates as MSEEMAKVYEPRTVEQEVRQLWERGRWWHAETSVHNPKGTFTIVIPPPNVTAALHLGHALNNTLQDILIRRRRMQGYTTLWMPGTDHAGIATQTVVEKRLLAEQGRRRKDFSREEFVAHVQAWKDEYEACILGQLKQMGCSCDWERTRFTMDEICARAVRQTFFLLFRDGLIYRGKRLVNWDPATQTVLADDEVEYETVKGHFWYLKYPLTEPVVIGGQTIRTVTVATTRPETMLGDTAVAMNPADPRAAVLVGKRVRLPIVGRVIPIVADEHVVLPNPDSDEEKARFSTGFLKVTPAHDPDDWEIGRRHNLPVINVMAPDGTISEKYGWTDWETIRNPDVENLLGMDRFEAREAVVEWFRQENLLEDVRDYTHEVGHSYRSHVPIEPYLSDQWYVAVKKPIERLAGRFGTGLIDGTDVPVNSLAGLALKPLLDGRLRFIPERYAKTYRTWLENLRDWPISRQLWWGHRIPVWYSDKPPAVKDERLSVQEGLSESGQKRYFACISGGAEDVEKQLEAAGCVRDEDVLDTWFSSALWPFSTMGWPEETAELKTFYPTQVLCTAREIITLWVSRMVMMGQYCVGDIPFRDIYIHAMIQDGQGRKMSKSLGNGIDPLVVIDSHGADAMRFTLAQMTTETQDIRMPVSQLRLPDGRVVNSSPKFDIGRNFCNKLWNASRFALMNLKGMDPGVFDKSRLEREDRWILSRLARTIQETDEQLEQYKFNEPANTLYRFFWNELCDWYLEWLKPRMADAAQRPTAQGVLAFVLEQTLRLLHPFVPFITEGIYQSLRRLSPHRGLKGICELDDAPSLMTAQWPQPMPSLLDEAIERRIEKVQNLIRAIREIRNQYNIPPSRMLTVSVCASEEEAVLLREDASLIGELAGVESMQTGPALVKPKTAAAALVGDWQVFVHEVVDVEAERSRLQKQKEYLEKGIEPLRAKLSNEQFLARAKPEVVEQSRKKMAELTEQLQQVERLLAELS